A DNA window from Aestuariispira ectoiniformans contains the following coding sequences:
- a CDS encoding TIGR04063 family PEP-CTERM/XrtA system glycosyltransferase: MRVLHILDHSIPLHSGYSFRTLSLLKGQRERGWETFHLTSPKHTMPYKPVEEVDGWTFYRTKRPEGPLAGLPVIGEVMLMNALTRRIIEVAREVKPDILHAHSPALNGLPALRAGKKLGIPVMYEVRGFWEDAAVSHGTSREGGLRYRLTRALETYVLKHSDGAGAICDGLRQDIIARGIPQEKLVVIPNAVDLEKFPDQQTEVKPQLQEKLGLTGKLVLGFIGSFYEYEGLDLLLEALPRILEQRSDVKVLFVGGGQDEDHLRRRARELGVEDHVAFAGRVPHNEVQDYYALVDILVYPRKSMRLTDLVTPLKPLEAMAQRRIFIASDVGGHKELIRHGETGTLFKADSAEDLAASVLELAGDRERWPKLAAAGRDYVENVRNWRNSVANYVPLYERLLARSGKGTG, from the coding sequence ATGCGCGTCCTTCATATTCTGGATCACTCTATTCCTCTTCACAGTGGTTATAGCTTTCGTACCCTTTCCCTTTTGAAGGGGCAGCGTGAAAGGGGCTGGGAGACATTTCATCTGACCAGCCCGAAACATACGATGCCCTATAAACCTGTTGAGGAAGTGGACGGGTGGACCTTCTACAGGACCAAACGCCCGGAAGGCCCGTTGGCGGGGTTGCCGGTCATCGGCGAGGTTATGCTGATGAATGCCCTGACCCGCCGGATTATCGAGGTCGCCCGGGAGGTGAAGCCGGATATCCTGCATGCGCATAGTCCGGCGCTGAATGGCTTGCCGGCCCTTCGGGCGGGCAAGAAGCTGGGCATTCCGGTCATGTATGAGGTGCGTGGTTTCTGGGAGGATGCCGCCGTCAGCCACGGAACGTCGCGTGAAGGAGGGCTTCGCTATCGCCTGACGCGGGCGCTTGAAACCTATGTGCTGAAGCATTCCGATGGGGCTGGCGCTATCTGCGACGGCTTGCGGCAGGATATCATCGCCAGGGGCATTCCTCAGGAAAAGCTGGTTGTGATTCCCAATGCGGTGGACCTGGAAAAATTCCCGGATCAGCAGACAGAGGTGAAACCGCAGTTGCAGGAAAAGCTTGGCCTGACAGGGAAGCTGGTGCTGGGTTTTATCGGCTCCTTCTATGAATATGAGGGGCTGGACCTGTTGTTGGAGGCATTGCCCCGAATCCTGGAGCAACGATCCGATGTGAAGGTTCTGTTCGTTGGCGGCGGGCAGGACGAAGACCACCTGCGTCGCCGTGCCCGCGAGTTGGGCGTGGAAGACCATGTCGCCTTTGCCGGACGCGTTCCTCATAACGAGGTGCAGGATTATTATGCCTTGGTGGATATTCTTGTTTACCCGCGCAAGTCCATGCGCCTGACGGACCTGGTGACACCGCTCAAGCCGCTGGAAGCAATGGCGCAGCGGCGTATCTTCATTGCCTCCGATGTGGGCGGACATAAGGAACTGATCCGTCATGGTGAGACCGGCACCCTGTTCAAGGCGGATAGCGCGGAAGACCTCGCCGCCAGCGTTCTGGAACTTGCAGGAGACCGTGAACGATGGCCGAAACTGGCGGCAGCCGGCCGGGATTATGTGGAAAATGTCCGCAACTGGCGCAACAGCGTGGCGAATTACGTTCCTCTTTATGAGCGCCTGCTTGCGCGAAGTGGCAAGGGCACCGGCTGA
- a CDS encoding class I SAM-dependent methyltransferase, producing MSLANESSMELEKVDAGTELKLPDAIVERLCVPGSPSVPLHLRDGRLVAVSGASDEVTGGGYPIVDGTPILINEEKSIFQIEHFVKAEITTMDLRRKEERVNTPIKKIKYFLNQITPPKSRSVTDFNSQQALDEVLREKPDATVLVIGAGDARFTASGGGNVVYSDVALAPDTHLIADAHDIPFQDATFDAVFAIAVLEHVADPFRTVSEIRRVLKPGGLVYSVTPFMQQVHMGRYDFTRFTALGHRRLFNWFDECRSGVANGPGMVITWGIEYMLSSFSERPFLRRLLRSAARFVAWPFLLADRYLAKKAGSYDCASAYYFFGRLRDTPLHDRDIIAQYKGMN from the coding sequence ATGTCGCTTGCCAATGAAAGCAGCATGGAATTGGAAAAGGTTGACGCGGGGACGGAGCTGAAGCTGCCAGACGCGATTGTTGAGCGGCTTTGTGTGCCTGGCTCGCCATCTGTTCCACTGCACTTGCGTGACGGTAGACTTGTTGCCGTGTCCGGTGCTTCAGACGAGGTAACTGGTGGAGGCTATCCAATCGTCGATGGCACGCCGATCCTGATCAATGAAGAGAAGTCGATCTTCCAGATCGAGCATTTCGTGAAGGCGGAAATCACGACCATGGACCTGCGCCGCAAGGAAGAGCGGGTCAATACGCCGATCAAGAAAATAAAATACTTCCTCAATCAGATCACGCCGCCGAAATCCCGTTCCGTCACGGACTTCAATTCCCAGCAGGCGCTGGACGAGGTGTTGAGGGAAAAGCCGGATGCGACGGTTCTTGTGATCGGCGCGGGGGATGCCCGCTTTACCGCATCAGGCGGCGGGAACGTGGTCTACAGCGATGTGGCGTTGGCGCCGGATACGCATCTGATCGCCGATGCCCATGACATTCCTTTCCAGGATGCAACTTTTGATGCCGTTTTCGCCATCGCGGTTCTGGAACATGTGGCCGACCCGTTCCGCACCGTCTCGGAAATCCGGCGGGTGCTGAAGCCGGGGGGGCTCGTGTATTCCGTGACGCCCTTCATGCAACAGGTTCACATGGGGCGATACGACTTCACCCGCTTCACCGCGCTTGGGCATCGTCGCCTGTTCAACTGGTTTGACGAATGCCGTTCCGGGGTGGCGAACGGACCGGGTATGGTGATCACCTGGGGCATCGAATATATGCTGTCCAGCTTTTCAGAGCGTCCCTTCCTTCGCAGGTTGCTGCGGTCGGCGGCGCGCTTTGTTGCCTGGCCGTTTTTGCTGGCGGACAGATATCTTGCTAAGAAAGCGGGATCATACGACTGTGCATCGGCCTATTATTTCTTTGGCAGATTGCGGGATACGCCGCTTCATGATCGTGACATCATTGCTCAATACAAAGGTATGAACTGA
- the wecC gene encoding UDP-N-acetyl-D-mannosamine dehydrogenase, producing MDRPFNTVSVVGLGYVGLPTAALLASRGYNVIGIDVNEKAVETINEGRVHIVEPDLDVLVQASVTMGRLRATLEPEEADVFMLAVPTPFKDDHQPDLSYLEAATRKIAPVIKKGDLVILESTSPVNTTETIAGWLADLRPDLSFPHQTKTPDVSLAHCPERILPGRVLRELVENDRMIGGMTKECAAKAQEFYTTFVSGECILTNARTAELAKLVENSYRDVNIAFANELSIICDRFDIDVWELIDLTNRHPRVNVLNPGPGVGGHCIAVDPWFIVAQAPEESRLIRTAREVNDAKPHYMVEKILAAADRFKAPKVACMGLAYKPDIDDLRESPAVDIVLDLADKLDGELIAVEPNIRELPEKIAQSGKVTLMPFSEAVREADIVAFLVSHKQFKEIPLKDLDSKIVIRAVQR from the coding sequence GTGGATCGGCCATTCAATACTGTATCGGTTGTCGGGCTTGGGTATGTAGGCCTGCCGACCGCCGCCTTACTTGCGAGTCGCGGCTATAACGTGATCGGGATCGACGTGAATGAAAAAGCCGTCGAAACCATCAATGAGGGCCGCGTCCATATTGTGGAACCGGACCTGGACGTCCTGGTTCAGGCGTCGGTGACCATGGGACGCCTTCGGGCGACGCTGGAACCGGAAGAGGCGGATGTGTTCATGCTGGCCGTGCCAACGCCGTTCAAGGATGACCATCAGCCGGACCTGTCCTATCTGGAAGCCGCCACCAGGAAGATCGCGCCCGTCATCAAAAAGGGCGATCTTGTCATCCTGGAATCCACCTCGCCGGTGAACACCACCGAAACGATTGCCGGCTGGCTGGCGGACCTGCGCCCGGACCTGAGCTTCCCGCATCAAACCAAAACGCCAGACGTATCGCTCGCCCATTGCCCGGAACGTATTCTGCCGGGCCGCGTGTTGCGCGAACTGGTGGAAAACGACCGCATGATCGGCGGCATGACCAAGGAATGCGCCGCCAAGGCACAGGAATTCTACACCACCTTCGTTTCCGGCGAATGTATCCTGACCAATGCCCGCACCGCTGAACTGGCCAAGCTGGTGGAAAACTCCTATCGCGACGTCAATATCGCCTTTGCCAACGAGCTTTCCATCATCTGTGACCGATTCGACATTGATGTCTGGGAACTGATCGATCTGACCAACCGCCACCCGCGCGTGAATGTCCTGAACCCGGGCCCCGGCGTTGGTGGTCACTGTATTGCCGTCGACCCCTGGTTCATCGTCGCCCAGGCACCGGAAGAAAGCCGCCTGATCCGCACCGCGCGCGAAGTCAACGACGCCAAGCCGCATTACATGGTCGAAAAAATCCTGGCAGCAGCGGATCGTTTCAAGGCACCGAAAGTCGCCTGCATGGGACTGGCCTACAAACCCGACATCGACGACCTGCGCGAAAGCCCGGCAGTCGATATCGTATTGGACCTTGCCGACAAGCTGGACGGGGAGTTGATTGCGGTCGAACCGAATATCCGCGAACTGCCGGAGAAAATCGCCCAGTCAGGCAAAGTCACGCTTATGCCCTTTTCGGAAGCCGTGCGCGAGGCAGATATCGTCGCCTTCCTGGTCAGCCACAAGCAGTTCAAGGAAATCCCCTTGAAAGACCTGGACAGCAAGATCGTCATCCGCGCGGTTCAACGATAA
- a CDS encoding glycosyltransferase — protein MKVLLVTWHFPPVNTVAALRTGKFAEYLAGNGVDVKVVTVAKDSDDRSLPIDGDRISVVETEFVDIDQWVNPVTVLRRIKSALTSKVSVKASAGQATGTAKTGQSARAKPKAWHWLSDLYEALFLFPDKYVGWLIKLYPALVREIRDFEPDVIVASGPPFTSFVATALASRRTKTPWIAEFRDRWMDDPYADWPQWRRRFDHWFERRILATASAITTVSPRWQPYFEEKFLQPVGTFLNGFDPENFTHDPIQSPEGLPVQIMHMGRCYPERRDPSPLFKAIRDGEFTPEEVQFQFYGWDLDYVARRAREYDVEDFVQILQPVPFNQSVAMQKGGDVLLLMQWNNDADAGNIPAKLFEYLASHRPIVAVGCEGGFVAEEIARREAGLLTNDPEKLAGAIRGWIDEKKEKGRIPSLPDNTSKGLARSQQMEAYLAFLQRGEIELRDDRLKKKSNTPIRELSAGRDYVLAGQKHLEQPLGLIVIDTEEDFDWGGPYRRSGFGLDSVWNQTKAQDIFDQHGIRPTYLIDYPILNNDDAAKVFRQFHDAGKCELGVQMHPWANPPYREWLSRENSFPCNLDIALQEEKLDALCAAFNRQFGFAPKIYKAGRYGISAQHLDILRERGFTVDTSVMPWSSYTRDGGPNFFGAPDSCFWYGPERDLLCLPVSRGLNGLLAQTPAKSLFSLTETKLGRITKSAGILAHCDLLERVDLSPEGGHSPEAQGAFIQQRMAQGQRVFLFHYHSSSLGAGNTPYVRNRQQLENFLGSIETFLHHFQNDLQGRFVTPSELYEILAPHPGNRHP, from the coding sequence GTGAAGGTCTTGCTGGTCACGTGGCACTTCCCCCCCGTCAATACGGTTGCCGCCTTGCGGACGGGTAAATTTGCCGAATATCTGGCCGGCAATGGCGTTGACGTAAAGGTCGTCACGGTTGCCAAGGACAGTGACGACCGGTCCCTGCCGATCGACGGGGATCGCATCTCCGTGGTTGAGACGGAATTCGTCGATATCGACCAATGGGTCAACCCGGTCACGGTCCTGCGTCGCATCAAATCCGCCCTGACCTCCAAAGTCAGCGTCAAAGCCTCTGCCGGACAGGCGACCGGCACGGCGAAGACCGGGCAGTCTGCGCGGGCGAAGCCCAAGGCATGGCACTGGCTATCAGACCTCTACGAGGCCCTGTTTCTGTTCCCTGACAAATATGTCGGCTGGCTGATAAAGCTGTATCCGGCACTGGTACGTGAAATTCGCGATTTCGAACCGGATGTGATTGTCGCCAGCGGCCCCCCGTTTACTTCTTTCGTCGCAACAGCGCTTGCGTCCAGGCGGACAAAAACTCCCTGGATCGCGGAATTTCGGGATCGCTGGATGGACGACCCCTACGCCGACTGGCCCCAGTGGCGTCGTCGCTTCGATCACTGGTTTGAACGCAGGATTCTTGCGACAGCTTCGGCGATCACGACCGTCTCGCCGCGATGGCAGCCGTATTTCGAGGAAAAATTCCTGCAACCTGTGGGAACCTTTCTCAACGGTTTCGATCCGGAAAACTTCACGCATGATCCAATCCAAAGCCCGGAAGGCCTGCCGGTGCAGATCATGCATATGGGGCGCTGTTATCCGGAACGCCGGGACCCCTCGCCCTTGTTCAAGGCCATCCGGGATGGTGAGTTTACGCCCGAGGAAGTCCAGTTCCAGTTTTACGGATGGGATTTGGATTATGTTGCGCGGCGCGCCCGGGAATATGACGTGGAGGATTTTGTCCAGATTCTCCAACCAGTGCCATTCAACCAGTCCGTCGCCATGCAGAAAGGTGGCGATGTACTGCTGTTGATGCAATGGAACAACGATGCCGACGCCGGGAATATTCCCGCCAAACTGTTTGAGTATCTGGCCTCCCACCGCCCCATTGTCGCCGTCGGCTGCGAAGGCGGTTTCGTCGCCGAGGAAATCGCACGGCGCGAGGCTGGTCTGCTCACCAATGATCCGGAAAAACTGGCCGGGGCGATCCGGGGCTGGATTGATGAGAAGAAAGAAAAGGGCCGCATCCCGAGCCTGCCGGACAACACCTCCAAAGGTCTGGCGCGCAGCCAGCAGATGGAAGCCTATCTGGCCTTCCTGCAGCGTGGTGAGATTGAACTGCGCGATGATCGATTAAAAAAAAAGTCCAATACGCCGATCCGTGAGCTGAGTGCGGGACGCGATTATGTTCTGGCAGGCCAGAAACACCTGGAGCAACCGCTGGGCCTGATCGTCATCGACACGGAAGAGGATTTCGACTGGGGCGGCCCTTATCGCCGTTCCGGCTTCGGTCTGGATTCTGTCTGGAACCAGACCAAGGCACAGGACATTTTCGATCAACATGGCATCCGTCCGACCTATCTGATCGACTACCCCATTTTGAATAACGACGATGCGGCAAAGGTGTTCAGGCAATTTCACGATGCGGGGAAATGTGAACTGGGTGTGCAGATGCATCCCTGGGCCAATCCTCCCTATCGGGAATGGCTGAGCCGGGAAAACAGCTTTCCCTGCAACCTGGACATTGCCCTACAGGAAGAAAAGCTGGATGCGCTTTGTGCTGCCTTTAACAGGCAATTCGGCTTTGCCCCGAAAATCTACAAGGCCGGACGCTATGGGATCAGCGCCCAACATCTCGATATCCTGCGCGAACGCGGGTTCACGGTCGATACCAGCGTCATGCCCTGGTCATCCTACACGCGGGACGGCGGGCCGAATTTCTTCGGCGCACCCGATTCATGCTTCTGGTACGGCCCGGAACGGGACCTGCTCTGCCTGCCGGTATCGCGCGGGCTCAACGGCCTGCTGGCACAGACACCGGCCAAATCACTGTTCAGCCTGACCGAGACAAAATTGGGACGAATAACGAAATCAGCCGGCATCCTTGCCCATTGTGACCTGCTGGAACGCGTCGACCTCAGCCCTGAAGGCGGCCACTCGCCGGAGGCACAAGGGGCCTTTATCCAGCAACGCATGGCCCAGGGGCAGCGGGTCTTCCTGTTCCATTACCACAGTTCATCGCTGGGAGCGGGCAACACGCCCTATGTGCGCAACCGTCAACAGCTTGAGAATTTCCTGGGAAGTATCGAAACCTTCCTGCATCATTTCCAGAATGACCTGCAGGGCCGGTTTGTCACGCCGAGCGAGCTTTATGAAATACTGGCGCCGCATCCCGGAAACCGTCACCCTTAA
- a CDS encoding calcium-binding protein — MKYWRRIPETVTLKGNEIVSYKAVFRIGSGVAAALALSIGAATAAGLPSAPSYKGDSFKRDKEGDVIIEQTPAAPEAAPSETPAPQPEPTPKPVPKPAKKTPVAPKAQEKPTPAPLPKPRKAAQQTVQAPVATLKSPKLPQPSQPDDIVALRLVNHHDSPVAGPITFGQVFQPGDVPANTGLVARSGGKTLPLQADIKATHADGSVRHAILTIESPRLAPGQSMDLMLARKGNRDSNPSLSTADIVKRLSLAVDVTFAGTGKSIHIDAAKALRDASPESWLSGRLVRELSVSRPASKDLRVRFNIRAYASGALTADVVFATDHAFSTGTGHIHYDVTITADGNPVLSKKNLDHYQKATWHYEYKSEDYADLSVIRDMAYVMKTGAVPTYDFSMGTQEGVLAAGLESLRKADTGPMGKALVTPYMPGTGGRPDIGPLPTWAVRYLATQDPRAAKVLFANADASGSIPWHYVDEKTGEIARIDTYPKLWLDYRDKSEMLKSRFTTKGTDWDTDVAHMPSMTYLPYLLTGSQYYLNEMQVAANYVMASMNPAYRGYEKGIIDRHQLRGQAWALREIANAAFILPDKHPLKAYFQKRLANNLHQYLDNYLPKDPPTDEVSGLVQYPSGEPGKISPWQDDYFTMVVGQIARRGNPLAQKLLAWKTNFTAGRFLAGNDGFPPIAGTSYRLFMYDIVNRKKVWYETWQQVMEATFEKAGKALPTELNYPDWAGGYAALARAATATLVTGNQYRALEAYGFIASETPNMPRDYAKDPTFALAVEIDGHRVAKANEVIGANIADTMNGGDSNDLLHGRGGDDRISGGGGTDALFGGAGNDVIDGGPGDDFLFGNEGNDRLDGGPGNDRLKGGLGQDELTGGPGRDIFVFDHVKEAGDHISDFKPGEDRIDLRELQRVAHSRCKITWQDGPEGAHLVAITPERQQIVMATLLGVTAKDLSPRDLITK, encoded by the coding sequence ATGAAATACTGGCGCCGCATCCCGGAAACCGTCACCCTTAAGGGGAATGAGATCGTGTCTTACAAGGCTGTATTCCGCATCGGGTCCGGCGTCGCAGCAGCCCTCGCACTTTCGATCGGCGCAGCCACCGCAGCCGGGCTGCCATCGGCCCCGTCCTACAAGGGCGACAGCTTCAAGCGCGACAAGGAAGGCGATGTCATTATCGAACAGACGCCTGCCGCCCCCGAAGCAGCACCAAGCGAGACACCCGCCCCGCAGCCAGAACCGACACCAAAACCGGTGCCAAAACCGGCAAAAAAAACACCCGTCGCACCAAAGGCACAGGAGAAACCCACCCCGGCCCCCTTGCCGAAACCTCGCAAAGCCGCTCAACAAACCGTTCAGGCTCCTGTTGCAACACTGAAATCGCCAAAATTGCCACAGCCAAGCCAGCCTGACGACATCGTGGCCCTGCGCCTCGTCAACCACCATGACAGTCCGGTGGCGGGGCCGATCACTTTCGGGCAGGTTTTCCAGCCGGGTGACGTGCCGGCCAATACCGGCCTTGTTGCACGGTCCGGCGGCAAGACATTACCACTGCAGGCGGATATCAAAGCAACACATGCCGACGGGTCCGTCCGCCATGCAATCCTGACAATCGAAAGCCCGCGCCTCGCCCCCGGCCAATCGATGGACCTGATGCTTGCCCGTAAGGGGAACCGGGACAGCAACCCGTCCCTTTCCACGGCTGATATCGTCAAAAGGCTTTCGCTCGCTGTCGATGTTACTTTTGCCGGTACGGGGAAATCCATCCATATCGACGCCGCCAAGGCGCTGCGCGATGCTTCACCGGAAAGCTGGCTGTCCGGCCGTCTGGTTCGCGAACTCTCCGTCTCCCGGCCTGCATCCAAAGACCTTCGCGTCCGGTTCAATATCCGTGCTTATGCCAGTGGCGCGCTGACAGCGGATGTTGTCTTTGCAACAGACCATGCCTTCAGCACGGGCACGGGGCATATCCATTATGACGTGACGATTACCGCCGATGGCAATCCTGTTCTGTCAAAAAAGAATCTCGACCATTATCAAAAAGCCACTTGGCATTATGAGTATAAATCCGAGGATTACGCAGACTTGAGTGTGATCCGGGACATGGCCTATGTCATGAAGACCGGGGCCGTACCAACCTATGACTTCTCCATGGGCACCCAGGAAGGCGTCCTTGCTGCCGGCCTGGAATCCTTACGAAAGGCCGATACCGGCCCCATGGGCAAGGCGCTGGTGACCCCTTACATGCCGGGCACCGGCGGGCGACCCGACATTGGACCGCTGCCCACCTGGGCCGTGCGCTATCTGGCCACCCAGGACCCGCGCGCCGCCAAGGTTCTGTTCGCCAACGCCGACGCCTCCGGTAGCATTCCCTGGCATTATGTGGATGAGAAGACAGGCGAGATCGCCCGGATCGATACCTATCCAAAGCTTTGGCTGGACTACCGCGACAAGTCTGAAATGCTGAAGTCGCGCTTCACGACGAAGGGGACCGACTGGGACACGGATGTGGCCCATATGCCGTCAATGACCTACCTGCCTTATCTCCTGACCGGCTCGCAGTATTATCTCAATGAAATGCAGGTGGCCGCCAATTATGTGATGGCGAGCATGAACCCTGCCTATCGGGGGTATGAGAAGGGTATTATCGACCGGCACCAGTTACGCGGCCAGGCCTGGGCCCTGCGCGAGATTGCCAATGCGGCCTTCATCCTGCCGGACAAACACCCGCTGAAAGCCTATTTCCAGAAAAGACTGGCAAACAACCTGCATCAGTATCTGGACAACTATCTGCCAAAAGACCCGCCAACTGACGAAGTCTCCGGGCTGGTCCAGTATCCATCAGGCGAACCGGGCAAGATATCACCCTGGCAGGACGACTATTTCACCATGGTCGTGGGCCAGATCGCACGGCGCGGCAATCCACTGGCGCAAAAGCTGCTGGCCTGGAAAACCAATTTCACCGCGGGCCGTTTCCTTGCCGGTAATGATGGCTTCCCGCCAATCGCGGGCACATCCTACCGCCTGTTCATGTATGACATCGTCAACAGGAAAAAGGTCTGGTATGAGACCTGGCAACAGGTCATGGAAGCCACCTTCGAAAAAGCCGGCAAGGCATTGCCGACGGAACTGAACTATCCGGACTGGGCGGGCGGCTATGCCGCGCTGGCACGGGCAGCCACCGCCACGCTTGTCACCGGTAATCAGTATCGCGCATTGGAGGCTTATGGCTTCATAGCCTCCGAAACGCCCAACATGCCGCGCGATTATGCCAAGGACCCGACATTCGCCCTGGCTGTGGAAATTGATGGCCACCGTGTTGCAAAGGCAAACGAGGTTATCGGTGCGAATATTGCCGATACCATGAACGGCGGCGACAGCAACGACCTGTTGCATGGCCGTGGCGGCGACGACCGTATCTCCGGCGGCGGCGGGACGGATGCTCTGTTTGGCGGCGCAGGTAATGATGTGATTGATGGTGGTCCCGGCGACGATTTTCTGTTCGGCAATGAAGGGAACGACCGCCTGGACGGTGGGCCGGGTAACGACAGGCTGAAAGGTGGCCTGGGCCAGGACGAACTGACCGGCGGTCCCGGACGGGATATCTTTGTCTTCGATCACGTCAAGGAAGCCGGTGACCACATATCCGATTTCAAGCCCGGCGAAGACCGGATCGATCTGCGGGAGTTGCAGCGCGTCGCGCACAGCCGCTGTAAAATTACCTGGCAGGATGGGCCAGAAGGCGCGCATCTCGTCGCCATAACGCCAGAGCGTCAGCAGATAGTAATGGCGACATTACTTGGCGTGACAGCAAAAGACCTGTCACCGCGCGACCTGATCACGAAATAA
- a CDS encoding metallophosphoesterase, translating to MRKLVANLISKTRRSGDPAFPGSPSKGTALAVIGDVHGYSDLFRQIIARIEQRSSDLSPDRLVIVQVGDMIDRGPDSAGCLDIAVEQSARRDIEFVPLLGNHEVFLRLCLRSNEDCLDHVADWLMFGGRQTVDSLLDNIPCPPLPDVLNDPVTFRRNLQDALEGARMELLENMRSHYRDGSVLISHAGFPEDDPVDEVLALSWDDVSPGHWAWTREPSEISLSFQGQECGIVHGHSIHQDARPVGARFPVDTGIYRSGRLSAALFFDDSYEVLEVS from the coding sequence TTGCGCAAACTGGTTGCGAATTTGATTTCGAAGACCCGCCGGTCGGGCGACCCTGCTTTCCCCGGATCGCCTTCCAAGGGAACTGCGCTGGCGGTCATAGGCGATGTTCATGGGTATTCGGACCTGTTCCGCCAAATCATCGCCAGGATAGAACAGCGTTCGTCCGACTTGTCGCCTGACCGCCTGGTGATCGTGCAGGTGGGGGACATGATTGACCGTGGACCCGATAGCGCCGGTTGCCTGGATATCGCAGTTGAACAGTCTGCACGGCGCGATATCGAATTTGTACCGTTGCTGGGCAATCATGAGGTCTTTCTGCGGCTGTGTCTGCGCAGTAACGAGGACTGCCTTGACCATGTTGCAGACTGGCTGATGTTCGGCGGACGCCAGACCGTCGATAGTCTCCTGGATAACATTCCTTGTCCGCCCTTACCCGACGTTTTGAATGACCCGGTGACTTTCCGCCGGAATTTGCAGGATGCCCTTGAAGGCGCACGTATGGAACTGTTGGAAAACATGCGTTCCCATTACCGCGACGGGTCCGTCCTGATTTCCCATGCGGGCTTTCCGGAAGACGACCCGGTGGATGAGGTGCTGGCGCTTTCCTGGGATGATGTATCGCCCGGACATTGGGCATGGACCCGTGAACCCAGCGAAATTTCGCTGTCGTTCCAGGGGCAGGAATGCGGGATCGTGCATGGTCACAGCATTCATCAGGATGCGCGCCCGGTCGGTGCGCGCTTCCCCGTCGATACCGGCATCTACAGGTCCGGGCGGCTCAGCGCCGCGCTGTTCTTCGACGACAGCTATGAGGTCCTTGAAGTTTCCTGA